Proteins co-encoded in one Rudaeicoccus suwonensis genomic window:
- the leuA gene encoding 2-isopropylmalate synthase, whose product MKHPQQNTQMPIGKYVPFHEQIKVDLPDRQWPDTIITKAPRWCAVDLRDGNQALIDPMNAERKLRMFKLLVRMGYKEIEVGFPSASQTDFDFVRELIDGGHIPDDVTIQVLTQCRDALIERTYDAIRGAKQAIVHFYNSTSVLQRRVVFGLDQDGIIDIATQAARLCRKLEETVPDTDVYYEYSPESYTGTELEFAARICNEVIDIIDPTPDHQMIVNLPATVEMATPNVYADSIEWMSAHLHRRESVVLSLHPHNDRGTGVAAAELGYQAGADRIEGCLFGNGERTGNVCLVTLGLNMFGQGIDPQIDFSDIDDIRRTVEHCNQLPVHERHPYGGDLVFTAFSGSHQDAIKKGFDDMQRQSKETGKPVDSLVWGVPYLPIDPHDIGRSYEAVVRVNSQSGKGGVAYLLKTEHQLDLPRRLQIEFSGVVQRQTDEFGGEVSPAQLWSAFEDEYLPGTGEGAKAWGRFAPITHNISSGDSGRDHITATMTDRGEQITIEGEGNGPIDAFVGALGSIGVDVRVLDYAEHAVSAGGDARAAAYLECAIGDRVIWGVGVHSSIVKASLTAILSAVNRAERDAEGVATQDDSTAQPVRV is encoded by the coding sequence GTGAAACACCCCCAGCAGAACACTCAGATGCCGATCGGCAAGTACGTCCCGTTCCACGAGCAGATCAAGGTCGACCTGCCGGATCGCCAGTGGCCGGACACCATCATCACCAAGGCTCCGCGGTGGTGCGCGGTCGACCTGCGCGACGGCAATCAGGCTCTGATCGACCCGATGAATGCCGAGCGCAAACTGCGAATGTTCAAACTGCTCGTGCGGATGGGCTACAAGGAGATCGAAGTCGGCTTCCCCAGCGCCAGCCAGACCGACTTCGACTTCGTGCGTGAGCTGATCGACGGCGGACACATCCCCGATGACGTCACGATCCAGGTGCTCACCCAGTGCCGTGACGCGCTGATCGAGCGCACGTATGACGCGATCCGCGGTGCCAAGCAGGCGATCGTCCACTTCTACAACTCCACCTCGGTGCTGCAGCGCCGCGTCGTCTTCGGCCTCGACCAGGACGGCATCATCGACATCGCCACCCAGGCGGCACGGCTGTGCCGCAAGCTGGAGGAGACGGTCCCCGACACCGACGTCTACTACGAGTACTCGCCGGAGTCCTACACCGGCACCGAGCTGGAGTTCGCGGCGCGGATCTGCAACGAGGTCATCGACATCATCGACCCGACGCCCGACCACCAGATGATCGTCAACCTGCCTGCGACGGTCGAGATGGCGACACCGAATGTCTACGCCGACTCCATCGAGTGGATGAGCGCTCATCTGCACCGGCGTGAGTCGGTCGTGCTGAGCCTGCACCCACACAACGACCGCGGCACCGGGGTCGCCGCTGCGGAGCTGGGCTATCAGGCCGGCGCCGACCGCATCGAGGGCTGCCTGTTCGGCAACGGTGAGCGCACCGGCAACGTCTGCCTGGTGACATTGGGCCTCAACATGTTCGGTCAGGGCATCGACCCGCAGATCGACTTCTCCGACATCGATGACATCCGCCGCACCGTCGAGCACTGCAATCAGCTGCCGGTCCATGAGCGCCACCCGTATGGCGGGGACCTGGTGTTCACGGCCTTCTCCGGCTCGCACCAGGACGCCATCAAGAAGGGCTTCGACGACATGCAACGTCAGTCCAAAGAGACTGGCAAGCCTGTCGATTCGTTGGTGTGGGGCGTTCCCTACCTGCCGATCGACCCGCACGACATCGGCCGCTCCTACGAGGCGGTCGTGCGGGTCAACAGCCAGTCCGGCAAGGGCGGGGTCGCCTATCTGCTCAAGACCGAGCACCAACTCGACCTGCCGCGTCGCCTGCAGATCGAGTTCAGCGGGGTCGTGCAACGGCAGACCGACGAGTTCGGTGGTGAGGTGTCGCCGGCGCAGCTGTGGTCGGCTTTCGAGGACGAATACCTGCCCGGCACCGGCGAGGGCGCGAAGGCGTGGGGCCGCTTTGCGCCGATCACGCACAACATCAGCTCGGGTGACTCCGGGCGCGACCACATCACCGCAACGATGACCGATCGTGGCGAACAGATCACCATCGAGGGCGAGGGCAACGGTCCGATCGACGCGTTCGTCGGCGCGCTCGGCTCGATCGGCGTCGACGTTCGCGTGCTCGACTATGCCGAGCACGCGGTGTCCGCCGGTGGCGACGCACGTGCCGCGGCATACCTGGAGTGTGCGATCGGCGATCGCGTGATCTGGGGAGTCGGGGTGCACTCCTCGATCGTCAAGGCGTCATTGACCGCGATCCTGTCAGCGGTGAACCGCGCCGAGCGCGACGCTGAAGGTGTTGCGACGCAGGATGATTCGACCGCTCAACCGGTGCGCGTCTGA
- a CDS encoding maleylpyruvate isomerase N-terminal domain-containing protein, producing MTITPDFAAALRTESAAFRTALQTAEPDAPVPSCPDWSATDLLWHLTEVQWFWGQVVAHDVRDPQSLDRPERPADLADLFAMYDDAGEHLQAALQALPDATERWMWTADPALHTAGYIRRRQAHEALVHRVDAELVARQPVSVIDAALAADGIDEVVHVMYGREHALLTFAPTQGQVVRIAATDASVAWTLQLGRERGVIPESGEHIDDANFRPVDDIASAATVSGTVADLDLWLWNRPTSGQLTRSGDSDALQALDEILAAGLQ from the coding sequence ATGACGATCACGCCGGATTTCGCCGCAGCGCTGCGAACCGAATCGGCCGCATTCCGCACCGCACTCCAGACAGCCGAGCCCGATGCGCCGGTGCCCAGTTGTCCCGACTGGTCAGCGACCGATCTGCTGTGGCATCTGACCGAGGTGCAGTGGTTCTGGGGGCAGGTCGTGGCGCACGACGTACGCGACCCGCAGTCACTCGACCGCCCCGAACGTCCGGCGGATCTGGCCGACCTGTTCGCGATGTATGACGATGCCGGTGAACATCTGCAAGCGGCTCTGCAAGCGCTGCCCGACGCCACCGAACGCTGGATGTGGACGGCGGACCCGGCCCTGCACACCGCTGGTTACATCCGGCGTCGCCAGGCACACGAGGCTCTCGTTCACCGGGTCGACGCCGAACTTGTTGCGAGACAACCGGTTTCAGTCATCGATGCCGCTCTCGCAGCCGACGGCATCGATGAGGTGGTGCACGTGATGTACGGCCGAGAACACGCACTCCTCACCTTTGCACCCACGCAGGGTCAGGTCGTCCGCATCGCAGCAACGGATGCTTCTGTGGCATGGACTCTGCAGTTGGGTCGGGAGCGCGGCGTCATCCCTGAGTCGGGCGAACACATCGACGACGCGAACTTCCGTCCTGTCGACGACATCGCCTCTGCTGCGACCGTCAGCGGGACCGTCGCCGACCTTGACCTGTGGCTGTGGAATCGCCCTACATCCGGTCAGCTCACGCGGTCCGGCGACAGCGACGCACTGCAGGCCCTCGACGAGATCCTCGCCGCGGGCCTGCAGTGA
- a CDS encoding aspartate aminotransferase family protein, whose protein sequence is MGAFWHPFSDMGAVERAGDFVITRGEGVHVWDDQGRRYLDATAGLWFTNVGHGRRELADAAAAQMARLAHYSTFGDYTPDVTLELAERLAGIAPVPGSKVFFTSGGSDSVETAAKIARRYWVETGQPSRRIIIGRDKAYHGMHYAGTSLGGIPGNTQGYGELIADQAHVAWDDPEDLRSTIEGLGAENVAAFFCEPVMGAGGVYPPPADYLMEVRKICTESEVLFVADEVVTGFGRIGGSWFASTRFGLEPDFVTTAKGLTSGYLPMGAVLVAPKVAAPFFEPDAGRWLRHGYTYSGHAAAAAVALANLDLIEREGLIDEALRLQDSLAARLSPLDVHESVSEVRCGTGALAAVQLNDASAAAGLATALRGHGIATRAVGAGGIQISPAFTMTDAQVDELASAIEAALG, encoded by the coding sequence GTGGGCGCGTTCTGGCATCCGTTCTCGGACATGGGCGCGGTCGAGCGCGCCGGTGACTTCGTGATCACCCGGGGCGAGGGGGTCCACGTCTGGGACGACCAGGGGCGGCGATATCTCGATGCGACAGCGGGACTGTGGTTCACCAATGTCGGGCACGGTCGTCGCGAGCTCGCCGACGCGGCTGCTGCGCAGATGGCGCGGCTGGCGCACTACTCGACCTTCGGTGACTACACCCCCGACGTCACCCTCGAGCTCGCCGAGCGACTCGCCGGCATCGCACCCGTGCCCGGGTCGAAGGTCTTCTTCACCTCTGGTGGGTCGGACTCAGTCGAAACGGCAGCCAAGATCGCCCGGAGATACTGGGTCGAGACGGGGCAGCCCAGCCGCCGCATCATCATCGGGCGCGACAAGGCCTACCACGGAATGCATTACGCCGGAACATCGCTCGGAGGCATTCCCGGTAACACCCAGGGATACGGCGAACTGATCGCCGATCAGGCGCACGTCGCATGGGATGACCCCGAGGATCTGCGTTCCACCATCGAAGGTCTCGGCGCCGAGAATGTCGCAGCCTTCTTCTGCGAGCCGGTCATGGGGGCCGGCGGGGTCTATCCGCCCCCGGCGGACTATCTGATGGAGGTCCGCAAGATCTGCACCGAAAGTGAGGTGCTCTTCGTCGCTGACGAGGTCGTGACCGGTTTCGGTCGGATAGGTGGATCGTGGTTCGCATCAACCCGATTCGGCCTCGAGCCCGACTTCGTCACCACCGCGAAGGGCCTCACGTCCGGCTACCTGCCGATGGGTGCTGTCCTGGTCGCTCCCAAAGTTGCGGCACCGTTCTTCGAGCCAGACGCCGGTCGCTGGCTGCGGCATGGGTACACCTACTCCGGCCATGCGGCTGCCGCCGCAGTGGCTCTGGCGAATCTCGACCTCATCGAGCGCGAAGGTCTGATCGACGAGGCGTTGCGTCTGCAGGACTCGCTGGCAGCCCGGCTCTCACCCCTCGATGTTCACGAGTCCGTGTCCGAAGTCCGTTGCGGCACAGGCGCGCTCGCCGCCGTTCAGCTGAACGACGCGAGCGCCGCCGCGGGCCTGGCGACGGCCCTGCGCGGCCACGGCATCGCGACACGCGCCGTCGGGGCCGGCGGCATACAGATTTCACCCGCCTTCACGATGACCGATGCGCAGGTCGATGAACTCGCCTCGGCGATCGAGGCGGCGCTGGGCTGA
- a CDS encoding cytochrome P450, whose amino-acid sequence MAGSRLADGAGQVKQAARFATALYADRVGRFYAANMRGNLPAKLAGRPGRADPYPIYEQMREQGTFCRNRFGSFATVEHAVCDQVLRSRRFGPRPELPAYDPAKTEDAEATILSINPPDHTRLRRIATPAFGPKAIGAFEPMVQARIHEIVDTAERLGEFDFVEQIAAPLPIAVITTLLGIPGDHRREFEKYGAVIGGALSGIRGLRHAAALQQADRALNAMFTQLFELRRNEPGDDVISRLVAVEGEQIEPAEMAPMCQLLLIAGFETTVNALGNGMLAFDRHRDQWERLVADPTLAAGATEEVLRFDSSVQRTARISFDDTEIAGQPIRAGQFVQLMLGGANRDPAVFDAPDTFDITRANAASHLSFSSGIHYCLGQPLARLELTTAFGILAERLPRLRPVAAPRYRASTLLRGPRSLQVTCR is encoded by the coding sequence ATGGCAGGATCTCGGCTGGCTGACGGCGCGGGTCAGGTCAAGCAGGCTGCCCGATTCGCCACCGCCCTGTATGCCGATCGGGTGGGTCGCTTCTATGCCGCCAACATGCGCGGCAACCTTCCGGCGAAGCTTGCCGGAAGGCCCGGGCGGGCCGACCCCTATCCGATCTACGAGCAGATGCGTGAGCAAGGAACGTTCTGCCGCAACAGGTTCGGCAGCTTCGCGACCGTTGAGCACGCCGTTTGCGACCAGGTGTTGCGCAGCAGGCGATTCGGCCCACGACCGGAGCTGCCGGCCTATGACCCGGCCAAGACCGAGGACGCCGAAGCGACGATCCTGTCGATCAACCCGCCCGACCACACGCGGTTGCGTCGGATCGCAACTCCGGCATTCGGCCCCAAGGCGATCGGTGCGTTCGAGCCGATGGTGCAGGCGCGGATCCATGAAATCGTCGACACGGCAGAGCGATTGGGAGAGTTCGATTTCGTGGAGCAGATCGCCGCACCGTTGCCGATTGCGGTGATCACGACGTTGCTCGGCATACCGGGTGACCATCGACGCGAGTTCGAGAAGTATGGCGCGGTGATCGGCGGCGCGCTGTCGGGAATCCGCGGCCTGCGCCACGCGGCTGCCTTGCAACAGGCGGACCGGGCGCTGAACGCGATGTTCACGCAGTTGTTCGAATTGCGACGTAACGAACCCGGTGACGATGTCATCAGCAGACTGGTGGCGGTCGAGGGGGAGCAGATCGAGCCGGCGGAGATGGCGCCGATGTGTCAGTTGCTGTTGATCGCCGGATTCGAGACGACGGTGAACGCGCTGGGCAACGGCATGCTGGCTTTCGACCGGCACCGCGATCAATGGGAGCGGCTGGTCGCCGACCCGACCCTCGCGGCGGGCGCGACTGAGGAGGTGTTGCGCTTCGACTCGTCCGTCCAACGCACAGCGCGAATCTCCTTTGACGACACCGAGATCGCCGGGCAGCCGATCCGCGCCGGGCAGTTCGTGCAGTTGATGCTGGGTGGCGCCAATCGCGATCCGGCTGTCTTCGACGCGCCTGACACGTTCGACATCACCCGCGCCAACGCGGCCAGCCACCTGTCGTTCTCCAGCGGCATCCACTACTGCCTTGGTCAGCCACTGGCCCGACTCGAACTCACGACGGCCTTCGGCATCCTCGCCGAACGCCTGCCTCGCCTGCGTCCGGTGGCGGCGCCGCGATACCGAGCGTCGACTTTGTTGCGCGGGCCGCGGTCCCTGCAGGTGACATGCCGCTGA
- a CDS encoding serine hydrolase — MIEPSRRNLLIGGAGVTLAAGFTAIGVRAEARQSTAGGAGRVASTAITTDIPATTITSPTVAATTAAATTTAWGTRLTTAITNYQKSRGGTIACAVYDRTTGGYYGYRDTWVNDTLSTVKMVIMATVLRRCQELRINLSTTQMQLATAMITQSDNDAANALITWAGVANVQRVAGYYGMTSTHVQGGIVAGSSNWWGYSTTTSKDLLSLINGLVWGTTVLTAAHRTYVLTLMSQVIAIERWGVCAPPLPTSNTWATKNGWGPLGSAYVLNSAGHITGNGRNYTAVILTQAPAGFYYGQTTINGVSQLIYDALATPMP; from the coding sequence ATGATCGAACCCAGCCGGCGCAACCTGCTCATCGGAGGTGCGGGCGTCACGCTCGCAGCCGGATTCACTGCCATCGGAGTTCGCGCGGAAGCGCGCCAATCGACCGCGGGGGGCGCCGGGCGCGTGGCATCGACCGCGATCACCACCGACATACCTGCCACGACCATCACGAGCCCGACGGTGGCGGCAACCACGGCCGCCGCCACGACGACCGCATGGGGCACCCGGCTCACCACCGCGATCACGAACTACCAGAAGTCACGTGGTGGCACGATCGCGTGCGCGGTGTACGACAGGACGACGGGTGGCTACTACGGCTACCGCGACACCTGGGTCAACGACACCCTCAGCACGGTCAAGATGGTGATCATGGCGACCGTGCTGCGGCGCTGTCAGGAGTTGCGGATCAACCTGTCGACAACACAGATGCAACTGGCCACCGCCATGATCACCCAGAGCGACAACGACGCCGCCAACGCGCTGATCACCTGGGCAGGCGTCGCGAACGTGCAGCGGGTGGCTGGGTACTACGGCATGACCAGCACGCACGTGCAAGGCGGCATCGTCGCCGGTAGCTCCAACTGGTGGGGTTATTCGACAACCACGAGCAAAGATCTGCTGTCGCTGATCAACGGTCTGGTCTGGGGCACCACCGTGCTCACCGCGGCGCATCGCACCTATGTGCTCACCTTGATGTCGCAGGTGATCGCCATCGAACGCTGGGGCGTCTGCGCGCCACCGCTGCCGACGAGCAACACGTGGGCGACCAAGAACGGCTGGGGCCCACTGGGTAGCGCTTATGTGCTGAATTCAGCGGGTCACATCACTGGTAACGGCCGCAACTACACCGCGGTGATCCTGACCCAGGCGCCGGCCGGGTTCTACTACGGCCAGACCACGATCAACGGCGTCTCGCAGTTGATCTACGACGCCCTTGCGACGCCGATGCCTTGA